The window CTCTGGGGACACCGACCAATATTTCGGGGCTTCCTGTGTAGCCAGCGGATATCCAGATAACTGGACCATCTGGGCCAAGACTTCCTCTTCCATGCGTCAGTCATTTACAGTCCACTTAGCAACTTGTGATGGGCCAGACAATTTTTCAGTTAATCTTTATAAAGAGATTAGCCGAAATGCATAtaactgcagatattttttttttttaaaaaggctaatAAAAAGCGAAATCGTCATCAGGCAATGGCTAATGAGTTCTGAGACTGCATTTCAGCCAATGTGTCCTGCCTCTTTTGCTCTCCACATGTACTTTTTACCTGACTGCACCCAGAGCCCACTCAAACGTGATTGGTACAACCAATACTagtaatactactaatactaatactactcagactacaaacagaaaccagaagGCTTGCAGTATCAAGATCTTGTCCCgttgcctacagattctgcattcatatgcagatatctgaTTATAGAGATTATTGGTGATTTGGACAACAAGGTACATGTAGCTGTCCATCCTCTCCACAGAGGACCTGTTGATATTAAATGGGGCATAGTTCCTTCCCTGCTTCTTCCCAAAGTCCACTATCAGCTTTTTGGTCTTGCTGACATTCATAGTAGGTTGTTATCCTGACAGTCAGTTCCTCTACTTCCTTCTGGAAGgccttttcattgttatctgtgatcaGGCCCACCACAGCTGTGTCGTCAGCAAACATGATGATGGTATTGGAGTCAAAAGTGGctacacatttgtgtgtgtataaggaGTACAGCAGGGGGCTCAAAACGTAGCCCTGGGGTTCTCCAGTGTTAAGGATGAGGGTAGAAGAGGTGTGCACTTCATCACTACAGAGGTGAGTGCCACTGGGCGGTAGCCATTCAGGCAAGCTGGTCTTGTTTTCATGGGTACAGGCATGATGGTGGACTTCTTGAGGCACTTCAGTGTGACAGACTGAGCCGGGGACAGGTTGAATATCATTGTGAACACCGGCACTAGTTGGTCAGCACATAGTTTGAGGACCCACCCACTGATACCGTCTGGTCCTGCTGTTTTCTTGATGTTCACACACTTGAAAGCCGCCCCTGACATCATGCTTAGACCTTGCCACACACTTCTAGGATTGCCCTCCTAGAATTGTAGTTCCACTTTCTTTCCATAGTCCCTTTTTGCTTCCTTTACTGCTCTTCTTACATTGTAGGCTGCTGCTTTATAATTGTTCATGTTTCCAGACTGCAGCTCCAAGTTGCaggttgcagtgtgtgtgtttatggcatCCCAGATGGTTCTGGTAATCTGTGGTTTTTGGTTGTGGAATGATTTAATTGTAGTTTTGGGTACAATTGCTTCAATtgtttcacaaattaaatccaCCACAGACTCAATGAATCCATTGATGTCATTGGTGACGTCGACAGTGGTGTCCTGGAATGTGCTCCCACTGCGTCATGTAGTGCTGACTGTAGGACGGCCTCTGATTGGCCTGACCATTTCCTGACCTCTCGTGTCACTGGGGGCGTGCATCATGAGTTTGTTTACTTTGACCTCAGCAAGGTCAGGTATGATTGAAGTCAGGCATAACCTTCTTAAAATTAGATGCTTGAAGTCTCCAACAACACTGAGCGCAGCATCAGGATTACCGGTCTGTGAGCAGTTCAAGTCTTTGCAAAGATCAGACAGGGCAGCCTCTGTACTCACCTGTGGTGAGATATAGACCACTGTGATAAAAAATTCCCTTGATAGAAAGTGCAGTGTCCATTTGATTGACAATAACTTCAGGTCAGGTGAGCAGGAACAGGATAGCACTTTAATATTTCCACTGTCACACCAGTCCTTATTCACCCTAAAGCACATCTCCTTTTTTCTTGCCAAGGTCCTCTGTTCTGTCAGATTGGTATACAGAAAGAGTCACCTGGTTGAATGGTGCTGTCTGGTATTCCAGGAATGTCCCAATATAGCTCCACCTTGAGACTGAGAACATTATGGGATGTGACTGTAGAGGCTGAAGTGTGCCAATGCAATAAATTAGACTTCTTCCACAATTAAATTTAATTGATTGGCCTTTTAAAATTGGTCTTTATGCAAAAGTAACTAtaaacattatcattattagtgCCAATTAATCCATGTCTTCCAAATTTAAAGAgtaaattcatttaaataacCAGTCTATAATTATTCCAGTGACCCCTTCATCCTCCATTTCTGATTCTGACTGCAGCAGTTGTGTTCTTCTTTATCGTCCAGAATTGGACTCTTACTTCTTTGGTGGCCCACCTCGACCTCTTCCTCTCCCAGGCCCAGGTTGAGGCCCCCTGGCATTTCCAGGAGGCCCTTTTCTCGGACCTGGGGCACGGGTCACTGGCCCTCTGGGGTTGGGGGCAGCCAGTGACACTTCTTTTTGCAATTTAACCCCTTTCCCATTTGTTGCTGCACCTGGCTTCGTTTTGGGAGACTTGCTGCCCTTCTCAATTACGACATCTGAGAAGACGGATGGAGAGTAAAAAGAGTGGTGAGGACAGTCAGGTGCAAATTGGCTGACAGTATGTGTAATAAAGGAATAcatgagtgtgtgcgtgtaccAGGTGGGGGTGGCTCTTCCTCAGTGGGAGGCGGGATTAGAGACTTGTCTGGCAGCAGATCCTCCAAGTCTTTCATCACTTGATTAGTGCTGTCCTTGTTGTTCCTGCGGTTCTTCTCCTCGTCTCGAGCCTAAAGTGTCCACCAACATACAGACAGTCATTCATTTGGTTTAATTCTAAGCAAAGTAGatcagaaaaacagcaaaattggAAGAACACAGAGCTGAAATGTAACAAGAGAATACTGATACTAaccatttgcatttttcttttaaggTCCATGTTTGCTTGTTGGTATCCCTTTGACACTGTATTCAGGTAGTATATAGCCAACCtgttgtacagtataaacaatTTGTTTAAAAGAAGAGTTACAACATACCAGGCCTGGACCACAGAAGTCATGCCTTCTGTATTTGTCTTATATTTGTGAGTAGCCACCTTTAAATGATATTATTTTCACTATAGTGTAAGCTCAAAAGTGCTTATCATCAGCATAATTTGAAAGATTAtataatcacttttttttttaaacccacacatagcaactttaaaaaaaggattcagtgtttctcaccagaATTACCATATATGCCTGGCAGTGTGGAGAAGGATTATAGTCAATTTACAGATATATAACTGTGCAGTTAAAGATGAGAATAATGTACAGAAGATATGAAAGGAATGAAATAAactatatttgaatatatttttatatattactatatatttTGTTAGGGGTGTAGAAGTGCACTAGGAGGATTTTGAttcctcagtatttctaaaattctGGCTACAGCCCTGTTTGGTTGTTAAAAGCTGATTTGGAGAGTGTAAAGTCAATACATAGTGTAGAAAGTGCATCAACAAGAAGTCATGTAGAGACAGTTTGCCATTCAGAACATTGTAATGTGTTATTTCAATGCCAATTTTAGTTTCCCTTCTTTCGAGTAAATGgcatttcatttctgtgttttttagatGATTCAACACAGTATTTAAAAGACAATTTTGAATGGATATTTAAATGATACTTACACCATGAGAAGAACAGCAGGCAAGATGAGTCCAGGGTTAGTGGCGTAGGTGAAAATGCTCCCTATGAAGGCAGGTAGATCCTGTTCTATAGTATCCATGATCACATCATACATCTTTTCTTTGCCACTGGGGGAAAAACATGATACATGATCACTGATACACTGTATCAGCCTTTGGATAAAAGGTGTCCATCATATGGATAattcatatttcattataaTGTAACATCTCTACTGTCTCCAACTGACCTGAATGGCCCACAGTCGAAGGATGGAGACAAGGTCATGATAGTGTAGACCACAGGCAGCAAGCTGAGGAAaagcacaagcagcagcagggcCATGTAGAAGTTGTTGGACCGTGAGGCCTTGAAGACTCGCTCATGAGGAACATTACAGGACATAACTGCCCAGCACTGGAAGTACATTGAGGTCAGGAGACGCAAAACGTTCAGACCCACCAGACCTGGAGCATAAAATGCTCCCATCCTGAGGAAAACAGCAGGTTTagcaacattatttaaaaattacTGCATACTCTGCTATAATCAGCTTCCTTCAAATTCTACATAATCTATTCAACATTCAAATTTAGTGAATTAATATAAATAGGTCATGTTACTTTTGTAACACTTTACCTCCATAATCACCATagtaaaacaaataacaacCCAGCTTGTGGAAGCAATCCACCCTCTGTTTTTTGCAGCAGAAGGAGGCCTCATTAGTCAACCATTAGTCCCATTAGTGAATCACCAGTAAGATAgaaggagacagaaaataaaatcaaccaTGTAGATGTGGAGTAATTCACCATATCATTCCTTGATTGAAGATAAGCCCAAGCACATTTCCACTAATGTCAAACTCTCCATATGAAGGCTggaataaacacaacaacatgatTAGCAAGTTCACCTGAATTAATAAAAACCAAGTCGATACCACTTTGCatttgctcctctctctctctctccctctctctctgtaattAAGTTCTCATTGCAGTTTCCTGTTTCACTCAATGTTGGAGGTCACCTGTCTTGCCAGATGTCATTGTATGGTATCAGGTTGAATTAGATTCAACATGGACTGTGCTGTACTCACACAGTGTTCAATAATAGCTTAATGACATAGCAGCTATACAATAATTATACCAACACACTCATTAAACTGATACACCTGCATTAAATTCAGATATGATAAATGTTCAGATAAATGTTCAGTTATTTGATGTAACCTGTAGCCTACAGTACAGTCCACATAAATTGTTTaatgatttgtgattttggtgGGAGAAATTATTagataaacataaacacaaacacacaccgtGATCCACTCACAGtagtggaaagtacatttactgtacttaagtacaattgcgaggcacttgtactttacttgagtatttccattcaatgctactttatacttccactccactacatttcagagggaaatattgtactttctactctacaacatttatttgacagctttagttacttttcagatgaagatttgacacaattgataatataacaagcttttaaaatacaacacattgttaaagattaaatcagcaatttccaacattttttggcttttgacgtcttacaaaaagcagtgtgtagtcaaggtaacatttcagatgtctatgacttgttaacagctccaccaaatagcgATTtatccctctaaacttctcacatggtttaatttcaataaatgttcaaatgatcccaaatttcaccaaaaatcaaagattagagaaaaagtccaaaaacttaaaacagatttacatatcagaacattttttttcttctttcctctcccattaatcatctcacgaaccctcagatttatctggtgacccttttgAGGGGCCCAAActctaggttgggaaccactgtactaaactagctaactacATTAagcagttcaaactagctccaacTCCAgcaactacaacagtaacatgctgcttacacactgatgcttcagtattaataatctaatgatgtacaaaccactacttttactgaaatGCTTTAATTCTGCTGCTAAtccttatgtacttttacttaagcaagGATCTATATACTTCTTCCACCCCTGCCCACTGACACACAGTGCAAGCACTCACAAATCCGGCCTCCAGGTCCCAGCACCAACAGTAGTTGAGGAAGCGGACAATGAGAGCTCGCAGAAAGTCACCAATCAGGATGGTCAAATAGGTCACTTGAACATCGGACACAATCAGCCTCACAAATTCCTACACAGCAAAAGAAGCCAGCAATAAAAAGCACAAGAAATAAGAACAACTACATAAGAACAAATACAGACTGAGCAATGAAATCAGATATTTGTTCTTTCTGACTTGACTGAGTAAGGATGCCAGAAAAATTATGTTGCAAACCAAGCTAAATTGGATAACAGTATATAATGCCACTACTCACTATTCCCACTGCAGTTTCCCAGCAGGGTCCCCTGATGACGTCGGCAGGGTGGACATTTGGAGGAGGCACATCTGTGGTGTTGAAGTGCAAGGTGTAGTTGGCATTGTACTGATTCAAAGCCCATTCAGTGGCATTCTTGATAGTTTTTTCGCTCTCCAACTACAGAATAGAGAATACATAAAAGAATATTCAAGGcaagtcaaacattttttatgtgGCACACTCCACATACAGGGAAATGTACAGTTTGTAGCCTGGTTTTAATGAGATGTATATTTAGTCTATGTCTCTGGAAGCTGTTTTAACTAAGTGTAACTgatgttttaacatgtttagTTGACTTGAAGGTTCATGCAGTattttaaaggggatgtatcatgcacatttccaagtctatATTTTTACTCTGGGGCTCTAcaggaatatctttgcatgatttacagttcaaataactccttatttatcttattctggctctttatgcagcccctcagttcagcctctgtctgaaacaggtaattttagctcctgtctctttaaggcccccctcctgatgagcccactctgttctgattggttagctcccggaagctccagaggctacgtaaaccAAGCTGCCAAGAAGAGCGCCAagctgtgaagccaatttgacatagttgctaaaccatgtaattacaacttccggGTCTGTCACATGATGCAGACTGCCGCAAAGAGCATTTTTCCTGCACACCGTCATTGGAAAAGGAGCAGCTATAAAAAGGTGAATATATTTTGTCACAACAAAATGATTCGGtttactatcagaatttgatccattcagtccaataacatttggaaagtctagaggagccacatgcttaaattattttttcctcattccAACCACAAATTAAGCCTGAGCATCATCAGGGTAATTTATTTACAGTGGGAAGACaattttttggcttcatgtgccatCAAGCAACTTTCACAACAATGAACAGGGCGCCATCATTGAGTCCGGTATCCAGTtcagaaacaggaaacacacacactgccacatAATGTCATACCTTGGCAGTAACCTCATCAAACAAGGCAAAGAGGAAGGTGTAAAGGTTTCCCAAGAAGAGGGCAAAGATGCGTCCCAGTTGCCACTTGAGGGCAACGCGGGGGTGATAGTCCTCCAGCTCAGCAATGGTCTCAAACAGAGGAGGACACACCAACCCCAGCAGAGACATCACAAACTCCACCTGGTGCATTGGGTGATAGAGGGGGGTTACTaatctcatttttcatttttgttgtcaCCCCTTAACTCTCCCAAATTTCCTGGTATTCTctataaggtgataatatttCAATAAATCCCAAACGTCTCATGTCAACCTGCCTCGTTCTTTTCAAACCAGGTAAGATTTTCCTGCTTCATATTAGCAAACTCCTGAGAGCGTTTCACCACATAGTAGATGAGGTATCCACTGCCTCCAAGGCAACAAAGGATCAGAAAGTTTGCAAGAACCCTGAGGAAGCGACGGAGGTGGATGTTCTCATCCTTCTGGTTCTCCTGTTCATCAACAATGGATTCCTACAGCAGGATAAAATGAATCAGATTAATGAAACAAAGTTTCAGTTCTTACATTTATAAATTTAAATCCCTGGTACTGCAAGCTCAGATGATGTTTCCAGTTGAGAAGAAGTTAGAGTCACATGCTTACTTAAAACAGAACATGTCTTGTGGCTGTTGGCGAAAAAACTGGTATCCCACCTCCATCCATTCAGGATATTTCCTTTCATGACTTTTGAATTTTGGCACAAAATGGTGATTATAAAAGGAAACTGTTGCTCTTTTCCAAAGCTCAGCCTCcaaacacatatactgtatacacacatattctgtatacacacacacacacctgctaaCCTTGAAGCTGGTGGTGATGGAGGCGTACTTATTGTCTGCAGTCTCTGGGTTTCCTATCAGGTAGTCCCAACTGGTGAACATCTTCCAGCTGAAGGTGAACTCTCCCTCTTCTGCCCCGTCTCCTCCTTCATTCGAGTTACGAGCCatcctgagaaaaataaaacaaagataaatacAGCCAAATATCTCCATGTGCATGTCTCTGCATgactgcctgtgtgtgtgtgtgtgtgtgtgtgtgtgtgtgtcttgccTACGTTCTAATGACAACCATCAGGCTGTATCCAAAGATGCCGACGCCCACCAGCAGGTATGCCAGAGGGAGTCTGTAGTGCAGCACCCCGAGTGTTGGTGCGTTGTTGTAGTAGCCGTAGAACAAAAAAGAGTACTTGCAGTATCCCTGTTGGTGTATAGAAAGGAATATTGACTCTTGCAGTAACATTAATTAATGCTCATGTACCAACCGCAGCACCAGCTTCAAGGTCtaaaagttatttgtttgtGTAGTTGTTTGTCATATTTCACAAATCAAAGCACAATGTCTTTTCTGCATTGTAGATTTCTTAAAAAAGCTGtaatgattttctgttttctttagtgaTCAGCGGCTTTATTGTGGTAAATGTTAAACAACAATTTGCATGATGCAAATCAGTTATAGTACAGTGATAAATAAAGCTCAGATCCTCACACCAAAATCAAGAAGCACAGAGTAGTCCATGGCCGTTTTCTGCTCGTCTCGCGGCACAGTTTTCCTGGGAATGGAGCCAAAGGGAAGACCCAAGAGAATCTAAACACAgcagagaaggaaaggagagagctGATAGCATGTGCAATATCTGCTTCATCAAATATAATCTTCCAACATCAATTAGGACTGTACCTCAGGCAGTACCACTAGGCCAAACATGAACCCAAACAGGACCAGATTCAGACCATACATCCACCTCAGAAAAATGAAGTAGGATGCCACAGATGACCCAAAGTGACCTATGAGCAGGACAACAGAGAACTTGACTCAGAAATGTGGTGATAGCTTATTAGAAACAGTATTGCTCAGTGATTATTTTTCAGATAATGTCATGGTGGTACCAACTTTCTACTTCTTTAATCTTTCTCTCCCAGGGTATGCAGGCTGTTTTGAAGTTCTCAAAGTCTCGTTTAAACTTGATAAATTTCTGGGGAAAAAagtcaatatcaatatcatcCACGCGATAATCCAACAGAGTTGCCGTAGCTTTAAGTGTCACCAAAAATGAGCAGATTACCTTGGTCATCATGACTTTGAATGCATACAGCTTCCTGCCTCTTCCTTTCCCAAGAGCTCCTTCGAACTTTTCAACAAACTCCTGGGCCTCCCTATTTGGCCaatcagagaaaacacacacatcaaccaAGGAAACAATGTGTGAACAGAgtaaacaatgaatgaattagTTAGTGGTAACAGGATGTATAAAAACGACAGGTTTGGGATGATTTACTGATTGATGATACTCTGCATATGGTGAGAGAGCATTGAGCAGGAAGACTTGGCAAGCAGCAGGTCAGTCAACCACAACAGCATGCATTAAACAGTGTCAAGCTCATAAAAAAGTTAAGGCAGCTCGCCTATCAAGTTCCCTTCCCAGAAACTTGCTTACACAGATCTGTACATACAGAAACATGCACACTGACTATAAACACACTGACCTACACAACCCCCTAGCTTGGCTCTGGTGAAACAGCGGCTACTGTTTACAATTATGTCACGCTGAGAGGGAGATGTCCAACAGGCTGAACTACAgccagctttgtgtgtgttctcctgAGATTTATAGACTATGATCATCATGTATCTACTGTGCTTCTCACAAAAGGTATCATTTCTATAACTGAAAACAATTTTCAGAAGTTTCTGAatgatgttattttctgttgtcttcttctctgtgcagaattcatttatgttttctttataaGAGATTAGTCAGGTTAAATCTGCCAAAAGAAGTCTTATTTGTGGGCAATCAGAGGTCAGTTCTGTTGTGTCCTGAAAGTGTAATGGCTTTGATTTGCAATGTGTCAGTTTCAAAATATTCTACTTTGTGTTTGCTCAAAGTAGCTTTCTTCTGATATAGTTCACAGCACTGATAAAGAGGAGTATCAAACAGCTAAAACGGCGACAAACAAGCTTTAATAATGCATAATCAGCATCACATGTACAGGACATTAGTGATGGTAGGCATTAAGGAAAGTTTTTTGTAAGCAatgaacaaaaagcaaatgagCAACagacaaaatgcagcagcaacaaTCAAGTTCAATCAGCTAGAGATGAACTAAAAGCAAGCAGGCAGAGGGAGGATGTGAGTTAAGGTTGGctactgttttttgttttttgtctttacttGAGCAGTATGAGTCTCCTCTTCATACGCCAGGGTTTATTCCTTAGTGTAGCGatcagtttcttcttctcctctacTTGTTCCATTAGGGCTGCCACCTCTCCCTCCGACATAGATTCTTCATCAGattcagaggaggaagaagagctgATAAAGGGAAAAAGCAGTCATGTGCTATGGCTTTGCCAAGATGTTACTCAAGCCAAATCTAAACTTAAGACACCAGGTAGCAACGGCGACTCTTTTTTACCTGCCTGCAATGAACATGTGTCATGTCATACAATGCAGAGGAAATGCAGCAATTCAGTCACTGTGAGACAGTTTTGATCTTATCTTTCTTGCTGTTTGAAAACAGTTTTGCATGTCCATCATTTCTGATCATAGTTTAAAATCAAAACTTCAATTTAGCACTTGCATCATTTACATCTTTTGCATCTGTGATATCACGTTTGTAAGAATGTGTTGAGTTACAGTAAGATATGGTATATGTCTTAACAGCCTAAGTGAGCCTGAGCTagtcatgtacagtatgtgatcatgtagttttaatacatttaatgaaaaaagttaaatgcaataaagaaaaaacaatatgcCAGTGTTCAAGGccacatttatactgtatggtCTGTGacagtgtctttacaggtctccctaaaaaaacgatcagacagctgcagctgattcagaacgctgccGCTTGAGTCCTTTCTAaaaccaagaaagtggatcacatcactccagttctcagatctttacactggcttcctgacTGTCAaagtatttatttcaaaatactgCTCTTGGTTtgtaaagcactgaatggtttagggccaaattACATTTCTGATGTAGATTTAttcagacctctcaggtcgtctgagacaggtctgctttctgtccccagagtaaaaaactaaacatggaacAAAcccccagaaaactgcaggtctgctgcaactctcagttcttatAAATCACAgttgaagacttttctgtttgcctctgccttttattaaatcaaattccaggattttgattaatatcttacactgcactaTAACTTTTACTCTCTTACTTTTATCAGTCttattctattatttttattttacttttaactctttttaattgtatttaaatgtctttttatattgccttaTGTTGTATTTGCATTCTTTCTTAAtggcttttatgttttatataaagcaCTTTTAACCTGCCTTcctgttgaaatgtgctatataaataaacttgccttgccttgtaACATATTTGTTGTGATAGTATTGATGTGATTTGCACTCTGTTAATGTTTCCTGAATATATACCACAGAGTTTCATAGTCTGCCAGGAGTCTGCATGGAGAAAGCCGCTGTGCGGGTGTGTGGAGAATGCAGGTAGGTGAGAGACAGCTCTCAGAGAATACTGCACCTGCTCATCTTcccattcttcttctttttgtccttCTCACCACCTTTATCTTTATCTCCTTTCCCTTTAgcatttctctccttctccttattctgctcctctttctccttcttggACGCCGCTCTCCctccatttttcttcttccctcgGTCCCCCTCGCTCTCTTCATCACTTTCGTCCTTAGTGGCTTTCCTCCTTTTGGAGGCTTTTGAACCTTTGCTTTTCACACTCCTGTTGTCCTcgtcatcatcttcatcactttCCTGGAGCTTGGccttcttctttctccctctcttcctcggtgcctcatcctcttcatcttcttcatcatcactgaCCTGTTTGGTTTTACGTTGTGGTTTGactcttctgtttttacttcttttccTGGCCTCATCTAagacacacattaacacattttcGATAAGTAATAATAAGTAAAGTGAGTGCAACAGTGAAATTACTATAGTATAATTTTTCCAGCTCATTAAAATTACATAGAACAATAACAGAGTTTACAAGAATTATCTTAAATGATTCCAGTGAACCTCTAAGAGAGAGGAAATTTGGAGAAAAGATGTAAaccagctttaaaaaaaaggagacagaagaAGGACAAGCAGATTTTCTGTGCATCACACcttcacatatttaaaaaatgtaaaggaAATAGGCCAATAGCCTgcttaattgaattgaattgaaaagcaaacacaaaatgTCTACTCACCTTCACTTCCACTGTCCAACTCAGCATCAACCTCCATCCcaactgtgaatgtgtgtaagaAAACAGCCAGacacaaatttaaataaaaaatttcAAAAAGATATCTTACTTGTAATGACAGTCATAATGAAACAAGGTGAACATctaaagtagaaaataaattcattgcaggaaaaaaaataaagtggcatatagagaaaaaaaatctttctcacCATCTTCAACTTTAATTGCTGCATCATTTCTCTTCTTAGGAGGCATTCTGTTAGTTAATTTTATCTTCTTATTCTCCGATTACTCCTCCTCTGCTCACTTCAGACTCTGCCTCCTCTACATCCATGAGTCTCTCAGTGGGAGCGGCTGCAACACCTGTGAAGGTATTGTGTCAAAGAGCCAggatacacacactcatacacacacacacacacacacacacacacacacacacacacacacacacacaggaacagttgggtctctgtgtctctgtttggGCTGTTTAAAGACCGGGCTCCTTGACGACGCCAAAGACACAAAGCCCATTAGATGACAATCAGGAGCACAGTGGAAGAAAACAGAATCTATCACACAATGGACTTGTCAATCAAACTGCTAATTGATATTTGACTGGAGCAACAAGAGCACATAGACGATCCACGTGCTTTCATCTTTATTCAAACTGGATGATGTATAACAACTTGTATAATTATCTGTATGTGATTATACAAAGAAATGGCATTGACCTCAAAAACTGATAGTTTGACATTTCCCATCATTTACTTGTGACCCAGAAAGGAGACACCAGAGTAAATGTAAGCATAAAGGTCAGGTCCCATTAAAGTTGAATGAAAGCTTAAGTAATCCTGAGCGAAAAGTGAAACAAGCCCCTGTATTTAAACGCAGCACACAGTGTTCTTAACATAGTTCATCTATAACTTAAATAATAGTGCTCATTAAAGGGATAGATCACAAGATTTCATTAAGAGTTTGCAATAGCTTTAGTGGTGAGAAAGAGGTGAAAGTGAGGACTATGTATCCTGGCATGTTGTTATCACATTATGTGTTGCAAACACCAAGATGCAGCTGCTACCTTATGGTCAAATGTCAGATCTGACCTCTTGAATAATG is drawn from Thunnus albacares chromosome 2, fThuAlb1.1, whole genome shotgun sequence and contains these coding sequences:
- the tmc2b gene encoding transmembrane channel-like protein 2-B, with product MPPKKRNDAAIKVEDVGMEVDAELDSGSEDEARKRSKNRRVKPQRKTKQVSDDEEDEEDEAPRKRGRKKKAKLQESDEDDDEDNRSVKSKGSKASKRRKATKDESDEESEGDRGKKKNGGRAASKKEKEEQNKEKERNAKGKGDKDKGGEKDKKKKNGKMSSSSSSSESDEESMSEGEVAALMEQVEEKKKLIATLRNKPWRMKRRLILLKEAQEFVEKFEGALGKGRGRKLYAFKVMMTKKFIKFKRDFENFKTACIPWERKIKEVESHFGSSVASYFIFLRWMYGLNLVLFGFMFGLVVLPEILLGLPFGSIPRKTVPRDEQKTAMDYSVLLDFGGYCKYSFLFYGYYNNAPTLGVLHYRLPLAYLLVGVGIFGYSLMVVIRTMARNSNEGGDGAEEGEFTFSWKMFTSWDYLIGNPETADNKYASITTSFKESIVDEQENQKDENIHLRRFLRVLANFLILCCLGGSGYLIYYVVKRSQEFANMKQENLTWFEKNEVEFVMSLLGLVCPPLFETIAELEDYHPRVALKWQLGRIFALFLGNLYTFLFALFDEVTAKLESEKTIKNATEWALNQYNANYTLHFNTTDVPPPNVHPADVIRGPCWETAVGIEFVRLIVSDVQVTYLTILIGDFLRALIVRFLNYCWCWDLEAGFPSYGEFDISGNVLGLIFNQGMIWMGAFYAPGLVGLNVLRLLTSMYFQCWAVMSCNVPHERVFKASRSNNFYMALLLLVLFLSLLPVVYTIMTLSPSFDCGPFSGKEKMYDVIMDTIEQDLPAFIGSIFTYATNPGLILPAVLLMVLAIYYLNTVSKGYQQANMDLKRKMQMARDEEKNRRNNKDSTNQVMKDLEDLLPDKSLIPPPTEEEPPPPDVVIEKGSKSPKTKPGAATNGKGVKLQKEVSLAAPNPRGPVTRAPGPRKGPPGNARGPQPGPGRGRGRGGPPKK